One Veillonellaceae bacterium genomic region harbors:
- a CDS encoding 50S ribosomal protein L7ae, with product MNNHKLLSMLGLAMKARKLVSGELAVENAVRSGKAKLVIVAEDASENTKKSYRDLTNFYKIPIYECVTKIDLGMAIGKASRVAVAIVDTGFSKAITKALFDKTMGE from the coding sequence ATGAACAATCATAAACTTCTGTCAATGCTAGGATTAGCTATGAAGGCGAGAAAGCTGGTTTCCGGTGAGCTTGCTGTTGAAAACGCGGTTAGGTCTGGTAAGGCGAAACTTGTTATAGTAGCAGAAGATGCTTCTGAAAACACAAAAAAAAGCTATCGCGATTTAACTAATTTCTATAAAATACCAATTTATGAATGTGTCACCAAAATAGATTTGGGGATGGCTATTGGTAAGGCAAGTCGGGTTGCAGTAGCTATTGTCGATACGGGATTTAGTAAAGCTATAACAAAGGCATTATTCGATAAGACTATGGGAGAGTAA
- a CDS encoding YlxR family protein: MCVGCQEMKNKKELLRVVRTPDGDVLIDSTGKKAGRGAYICASEPCFAKAYKEKRLERALKHEIAPAVYEQLRGSITYEQS, translated from the coding sequence ATGTGCGTTGGGTGTCAGGAGATGAAGAATAAGAAAGAACTATTAAGAGTTGTTCGTACACCTGATGGTGATGTTTTAATCGATTCAACCGGCAAAAAGGCTGGCAGAGGCGCTTATATCTGTGCCAGTGAGCCGTGTTTCGCAAAAGCTTATAAGGAGAAGCGATTAGAACGTGCTCTGAAACATGAAATAGCACCGGCGGTATATGAACAACTTCGCGGAAGCATAACCTATGAACAATCATAA